A part of Haloarchaeobius sp. HME9146 genomic DNA contains:
- a CDS encoding isochorismate synthase MenF — protein sequence MERARSEGTVTAPPVGTDGVLVSRSRPIDDVSYRAFLASRKPPRLHWANFEGLELAGAGAAARLTASGPDRFASIRASAETLFDDADCTNTDAPRPRLVGGFAFSDDHEPTDTWAGFGAAEFLLPEVQLTRTEDGTWLTVNRYGNHVDTTSVEAQLDRAADAVADLPAMRPRGGSPGVLSTRRTTPKEVWTEQVEDAVGRIRAGDLRKVVLGCALEVGLAGEVDLPDVLERLRRTYPNCYRFLVQPTDEAGFLGAPPERLVKKSGRRVLTEALAGSVGRGGTPEADETLAQSLVDSEKIQHEQRLVVDTICEQLAPLGDVTEGEQTVRKLNNIQHLQTPITADLDTDGHVLDIVEALHPTPAVGGLPPETAAETIRDVETFDRGWYAAPIGWFDGDGDGEFLVGIRSGVAGGRNATLFAGNGIVADSDPQEEWDEIQLKYRPLLDELE from the coding sequence ATGGAACGAGCGCGTAGCGAGGGCACGGTGACGGCACCGCCGGTGGGAACCGACGGTGTTCTCGTCAGCCGGAGTCGCCCCATCGACGACGTCTCTTACCGGGCGTTCCTCGCGTCACGCAAACCGCCACGGCTCCACTGGGCCAACTTCGAGGGCCTCGAACTCGCCGGTGCGGGCGCTGCCGCCCGCCTGACCGCGAGCGGGCCGGACCGCTTCGCGAGCATCCGCGCGAGCGCCGAGACGCTCTTCGACGACGCGGACTGCACGAACACGGACGCGCCGCGGCCCAGGCTGGTCGGCGGATTCGCCTTCAGCGACGACCACGAGCCGACAGACACCTGGGCCGGGTTCGGCGCGGCCGAGTTCCTCCTCCCCGAGGTCCAGCTCACCCGCACCGAGGATGGGACGTGGCTCACGGTCAACCGGTACGGGAACCACGTCGACACGACGAGCGTCGAGGCCCAGCTCGACCGGGCTGCCGACGCCGTCGCGGACCTGCCCGCGATGCGCCCGCGGGGCGGAAGTCCGGGTGTGCTGTCGACCCGTCGGACCACACCGAAGGAGGTCTGGACCGAACAAGTCGAGGACGCCGTCGGCCGTATCCGAGCAGGCGACCTCCGGAAGGTCGTCCTCGGCTGCGCGCTGGAGGTCGGCCTCGCGGGCGAGGTGGACCTTCCGGACGTGCTCGAACGCCTTCGGCGCACCTACCCGAACTGCTACCGGTTCCTCGTTCAACCGACGGACGAGGCCGGGTTCCTCGGTGCACCCCCGGAACGCCTCGTGAAGAAATCGGGACGGCGGGTCCTGACGGAAGCACTCGCCGGGTCGGTCGGCCGGGGCGGCACCCCCGAGGCCGACGAGACCCTCGCCCAGTCGCTCGTCGATTCCGAGAAGATCCAGCACGAGCAGCGCCTCGTCGTGGACACGATTTGCGAGCAACTCGCACCCCTGGGTGACGTGACCGAGGGCGAACAGACCGTCCGCAAGCTGAACAACATCCAGCACCTTCAGACACCCATCACGGCCGACCTCGACACCGACGGACACGTGCTCGACATCGTCGAGGCGCTGCACCCGACCCCGGCGGTCGGCGGCCTCCCGCCCGAAACCGCCGCCGAGACCATCCGCGACGTCGAGACGTTCGACCGCGGCTGGTACGCCGCCCCCATCGGCTGGTTCGACGGCGACGGCGACGGCGAGTTCCTCGTCGGCATCCGCTCGGGCGTCGCCGGTGGGCGGAACGCGACCCTGTTCGCTGGTAACGGCATCGTCGCCGACTCGGACCCACAGGAGGAGTGGGACGAGATCCAGCTGAAGTACCGTCCGCTGCTCGACGAACTCGAATGA
- a CDS encoding sulfite oxidase-like oxidoreductase — MTTQDVTDLYEEFGSDRLPPGQRETSKFPVLSKSGTPPFDPETWEFTVTGAVDEPLSFTWEEFQDLPSVTQKQDFHCVTGWSKFDCEFTGVTFTTLAELAGVDDDACHVMFSGLDDYTTDLPLDQCMREEVLFAWDFDGEPLPRDHGGPLRVVTPHRYAYKGAKWVDGVEFLTEPERGYWELRGYSDSANPWNEERYS; from the coding sequence ATGACAACGCAGGACGTGACCGACCTCTACGAGGAGTTCGGGTCGGACCGGCTCCCCCCGGGCCAGCGCGAGACCTCGAAGTTCCCGGTGCTCTCGAAGAGCGGGACCCCCCCGTTCGACCCCGAGACGTGGGAGTTCACCGTGACCGGCGCGGTCGACGAGCCACTCTCGTTCACCTGGGAGGAGTTCCAGGACCTCCCGAGCGTCACCCAGAAACAGGACTTCCACTGCGTCACCGGTTGGTCGAAGTTCGACTGCGAGTTCACGGGCGTCACGTTCACCACCCTCGCCGAGCTGGCGGGCGTGGACGACGACGCCTGTCACGTCATGTTCTCCGGACTCGACGACTACACGACCGACCTGCCCCTCGACCAGTGCATGCGCGAGGAGGTACTGTTCGCGTGGGACTTCGACGGCGAGCCCCTGCCCCGCGACCACGGTGGGCCGCTCCGGGTCGTCACGCCGCATCGCTACGCCTACAAGGGCGCGAAGTGGGTCGACGGCGTCGAGTTCCTCACCGAGCCCGAGCGCGGCTACTGGGAGCTTCGCGGCTACTCCGACAGCGCGAACCCCTGGAACGAGGAGCGCTACAGTTAA
- a CDS encoding cell surface protein — protein sequence MPKVEINIPEHLEMQITQMVERGEFVNREEAIEDLLSTGLKAYKTSGPIEDDEPGGFEDDGMMGHEDEYVF from the coding sequence ATGCCGAAAGTCGAGATCAACATCCCGGAACACCTCGAGATGCAGATCACCCAGATGGTCGAGCGTGGCGAGTTCGTGAACCGTGAGGAAGCTATCGAGGACCTGCTGTCGACCGGCCTGAAGGCGTACAAGACGAGTGGCCCCATCGAGGACGACGAACCCGGCGGGTTCGAGGACGACGGAATGATGGGTCACGAAGACGAGTACGTCTTCTGA
- a CDS encoding DUF3179 domain-containing protein, whose protein sequence is MTRGFETGERTSRRRLLTAVATGIGGSLAGCAGFGGSDGSTTGTTTNHGTTGPGPYTELSLAEQGFPKTVCSEDVVPAALAEIDDPAYAPDWSNHEVRDRYGPDGRIGESRTVVGLEHDGQARAYPLSILWYHEVVDDWLGDLPVLVTYCPICKSGLVADRRINGQDGATNFQATGLLWRPPGVQAGAAEDAGRAWAAAVNDSSPDQRIRVSGNLVMADDATGSYWSQLLGQAICGPLEGRRLDIVPSTITDWGTWRREQPETDVLLPPPHSGTRAP, encoded by the coding sequence ATGACGCGCGGGTTCGAAACTGGAGAGCGAACGTCGCGCCGCCGACTACTCACAGCCGTCGCGACCGGCATCGGCGGAAGTCTCGCAGGCTGTGCCGGGTTCGGTGGCAGCGACGGGTCGACAACCGGCACGACGACGAACCACGGAACGACCGGGCCGGGTCCCTACACCGAGCTCTCGCTCGCCGAGCAGGGCTTCCCGAAAACCGTCTGCTCCGAAGACGTGGTCCCGGCCGCCCTCGCCGAGATAGACGACCCCGCATACGCGCCGGACTGGTCGAATCACGAGGTGCGCGACCGGTACGGCCCCGACGGCCGAATCGGCGAGTCGCGGACGGTCGTCGGGCTCGAACACGACGGGCAGGCGCGTGCCTACCCCCTCTCGATCCTCTGGTACCACGAGGTCGTCGACGACTGGCTCGGCGACCTGCCCGTCCTGGTCACGTACTGCCCCATCTGCAAGTCCGGCCTCGTCGCGGACCGGCGCATCAACGGGCAGGACGGGGCGACCAACTTCCAGGCCACCGGGTTGCTCTGGCGACCACCCGGGGTGCAGGCCGGGGCGGCCGAGGACGCAGGACGGGCGTGGGCCGCCGCGGTGAACGACAGTTCGCCCGACCAGCGGATTCGCGTCTCGGGGAACCTCGTCATGGCCGACGACGCCACCGGCAGCTACTGGAGTCAGTTGCTCGGGCAGGCCATCTGTGGCCCGCTAGAAGGGCGACGGCTCGACATCGTGCCGTCGACGATAACGGACTGGGGGACCTGGCGACGGGAACAGCCGGAGACCGACGTGTTGCTCCCGCCACCGCACTCGGGGACCAGAGCGCCGTAA